In Mus pahari chromosome 23, PAHARI_EIJ_v1.1, whole genome shotgun sequence, the DNA window agcccagtctacagagtgagttccagtatatttggggctacacagagacattctgtcacaaaaacaaacaagaagaggagaagaaggaagaggaaaaggaagaaaagaagaagacaatatcagttttttttttggtaagaagaagaaaaagaagaggaagaagaaagagaagaagaagaagaagaagaagaagaagaagaagaagaagaagaagaagaagaagaagaagaagaagaagaagaggaggaggaggaggaggaNNNNNNNNNNNNNNNNNNNNNNNNNNNNNNNNNNNNNNNNNNNNNNNNNNNNNNNNNNNNNNNNNNNNNNNNNNNNNNNNNNNNNNNNNNNNNNNNNNNNNgaggaggaggaggaggaggaggaggaagaagaagaagaagaagaagaagaagaagaagaagaagaagaagaagactacGATGACAAGACTTTCTTTTGGTgaaataattctttcttttttcaaccCAAACTCAGGGTTAACAACACTACCCACCATCCTCACAGTGGCTCTTTCTGAACAAAGGAGATAACTCTGAAGTCCATTCTAGATGGGCTAGAGCCACCGCAGGACGCAACCCCACTCACGTTATTTTTTCTGGTGCTGGGAGACTGAGCCCAGAACTTTGCCCATGTGGCCACTGCACCAGAGGGTACCAGAGCCTGCCAGAAAGcatcctctcctggcttgctctctccCCTGCTTCCGTCCCTACTTCCTCTCCTCAGTTCACTGGGCCTAACTCCAAAGTGAACAACTTGCTCGGGGAGCCTTTGCTCTCCATCTTAAGACAACCCTGGTCCAGACAGCCCGGGGCCGTTCTCCTGGGGGACCACACGTCTTCTTAGGGCCAAACCCCGCAGACTtgtgcacctgtgcatgcatCCGTGGAGCTCTGTCAGCCGCTGATTCCCTGCTTTGGAGTGCAAAGCGTCCACGTTCTGCGTCACCAACCAGTGCAGCTTCCCCAGTTTCTCCCAGTTGCTCAGAGCCCAGTGGGCTGGGTTGGGCTGGTGAGAGGAGAATTGGGGCCAGCCCACAAAGTTTCGGGCCCAGTACCGCTGGCGGACCGGAGCACTGCGGATGAAATCAATGTGCTGGATGGGTCTCCGGTCAGTGCGGGCGTAAAGTCCCACCTTTTCTGACCTGTAATCTGGGATCCCGGACTCGGTGGAGATCCCCGCGCCTGTCATCACGAGCAGTTTCTTGGAAAGGCTAATGAAGCGCTGTAACTCTTTGATCTTTTCAGGGTCCAAAGGAGGGCTGGGCGGCACAAATAACCCTGCGGGTCCATGAGAACGGGGCCGGCTGAGGTGGGTGATCCAACGGCTCTTTGTCGGCCTGAAACTCAATCCACTCATTCTGATTctggagagaaagaaatccaCGAGAGAAGCTGGGTTTTACAAATCAAGCTAACCTACCGATTGATAGACAGACAAAAATGTGCCTATGCCCTCACAGGACTACCATTTGACTATGAAAATTTTGCCACGGTGGCCCAGATCTGGGATTGtagcactggggaaacagaaaggaggaaggtTCTGGAAGACCACGTGctgggttcaattttcagcacctacagtggtagcttacaactatctttaactccagtttcaggccCTCTTCTGCGCTCTGCAAGCGCCGGGGAACAAAAGGGGTGTGCAAATACACGTGCAGGTAAAatacccagacacataaaataaagtttaatttttaaaaattaaatatttttaaaaacaaactttaaaaaaaaagtttacttattttatgtatatggatggtCAACCTGCACGTACACctacatcccagaagagggcatccgaattcatcagagggttgtgagccaccgtgtggtcgCTGAGAGTTGACCTCAGTTTGGAAGAGCagcgggtgctcttaaccgctgagccatctctccagccctaaaaaaaaaaaaacaaccggACTTTTAATAGCCCATTAGTTTTCACCTGCTACTAATGTAAAcatgttatattaatatttatatttttgttcatattaTCTCTCATGGGATTATTTGTTCTATAACTCTACTTGGTTTAAatcagattttattattattattattgacagaATTCCCTGTAGCCCAGGCCAAGGAATACAGGGCAGACCCAACTAATCCGAATTATCTCATTTTTTCCAAAAGATACTTGAATTTTAGTATGTcaggttttttgattttttttttttttctacatggtatcaaatccagggcctcagGGATGGACGCTAAGTAATCATTCTGTCTGCTTACTCTGCGTTGTAAATTCTGCTACTTGGACAAAGAAAAatcaaggcacacacacacatacttgcctTTCTGGTTTTCTAGTTGTAAAGACAAGCCTTTGACAGTCTTTGATATAATGCGGGAACTATCGAGTGACGCTTGGCTTCCTACCCAAGAAGAGCTCAGGACCCTGTTTTCTCCATGACATTCCCAAGCTACGTGTGAACGGCTAAACAGTCGGGTTTTGCCGGGGACGAACCCTCCGTGTCCCCTCGGGAACCAGAGGGACAGATGGAATCCCTGGTAAGAATGCTCCGCGGAGAACACTTACCTTCCACAATTCTCACCCAACAGTGGGGCTGGCTTGTTACGTATGCATCTTGGGAAATGTAGTCCGCGAAGCCGATCTGATTGGAAGAAAACTACAAGTCCCAGAATCCCACGTGTCTCCCACGCCAAGGTGCCAGGGTGCTCCTGCACCGATTTCCGTCTGTCCTTTAAGCCTGCTCAGCTCAGTTGAGGTTCCGGGTGTACTGCTGACGCCTGGGGCAAAATTTGCCTTTTGAGGTtcttatggtttttgtttgtttgtttgtttgtggcttgTGTTGTTTGCTCAGAGAGGGTCTGACTCCAAATCCCTGatctcctggctccacctcccaagtgctgggcttagagGCTTGTGCCCCGCCAAGAAGTGGTTATTATTTCCCATGTCCTGCGTGCGGAAAGAGGATCCAAACAGTCCTGATTTAGGAATTCGCTCTCTTAAAGAAACTCTTTCGCTGGTAGCCCAGGACCATAATCTCTGCCACTCGATAGGCTGAGGCGGAAGAatcacgagttcaaggtcagtctaggtGATTTAGCGAGACCTCGGTCTCAAAATAGTACTGtaagggactggtgagatggctcagtggataagagcacccgactgctcttccaaaggtccggagttcaaatcccagcaaccacatggtggctcataaccatccgtaacaagatctgactccctcttctggagtgtctgaagacagctacagtgtacttgcatataataaataaaaaataaaaaataaaaaaaaatagtactgtAAGAGCACTGGGGCTCGGTGGCAGCGCGTTAGCTCAGCCCTGGGTAGCCCTGATTTCACACTAGCGGGTATTTCTCCACCCAAGacgctttttaaaatttttttataatgggtgtgttttacctacatgcatACAGGAGTTCCTgacggccagaagagggcgtcagatcccctggaacttgagtgaCAGCCGGTTGTGcactgccctgtgggtgctagggatggaaTCTGAGACCCGCTGCAAGAGTAgcaatgctcttaaccagtgagccatctctccagctcccccaacccctccccaaaagaccctttctttgttttgggttttttgggggggatggtttttttgttttgttttgttttgttttgttttgttttgtttgagacagggtttctctgtgtagccctggctgtcctgagactcactttgtagaccaggctggcctcgaactcagaaatccccccctgctgctgcctcccgagtgctgggatcaaaggggtgtgccaccacgcctggcctgtttttttgtttttgtttttctgagacagggtgtcgCTGTCTAGTCTGacacttttaataataaataattgccccttttgtttttgtttgtttgttttaagacaggttctcactatgtagccttggctggcctggaacgtTATGTAGACCatgcttggccttgaactcatggagattcaccagcctctgcctccctagaacTTCGAAGAACGGTGTGTGCCACTACGGTCGGcagatttgatttgttttcctcTTAAGTACCCATGTTCACTTCCACTGCACAGTAATTAAATTTCCTGCTATAAGTTAAAGATTGATAGGGGCCTGCCAGGTGTCTAGCCAGGTGAAGCCTTGCCACTTGACAACCCAACTTTGACCCCTGGAACGTGAGAGGAGAGCGCCAGCTCCACCTTTGGcccacgtgcgcgcgcgcgcacacacacagtattCTTATTCTAAAAAGCAAAATAGAtcgtgggtgctggggaggtggcccTGAGGCTCAGAATTActgctcaagcatgaggacctatgtCTGGATTCCTGTAACCACATAAACTCTCCTCCCAGCACAACGGCTGGCGCCTGCTTCCTCTCAGCCTCGTGGAAGAACTGGAGCTCCGAGTTTATCGAGATGCTGtcagattctgtctcagaagagACCGATGCACTCTCTCTCCCGCCTTCAGgagctcttttttgttttgttctggtttgttttgttttttcgggCAGTGTCGCAtttatcccagactggcctcaaactcactacgcAGCAGCTGGAGAGGAGGTcttttggtcctcctgcctccaccttcggGGTGC includes these proteins:
- the Sirt4 gene encoding NAD-dependent protein lipoamidase sirtuin-4, mitochondrial isoform X1, coding for MPSSGIIRMSGLSFRPTKSRWITHLSRPRSHGPAGLFVPPSPPLDPEKIKELQRFISLSKKLLVMTGAGISTESGIPDYRSEKVGLYARTDRRPIQHIDFIRSAPVRQRYWARNFVGWPQFSSHQPNPAHWALSNWEKLGKLHWLVTQNVDALHSKAGNQRLTELHGCMHRVLCLNCGEQTARRVLQDRFQALNPSWSAEAQGVAPDGDVFLTEEQVRSFQVPCCDRCGGPLKPDVVFFGDTVNPDKVDFVHQRVKEADSLLVVGSSLQVYSGYRFILTAREKKLPIAILNIGPTRSDDLACLKLDSRCGELLPLIDPQRQHSDVQRLEMDFPLSPAAQDP
- the Sirt4 gene encoding NAD-dependent protein lipoamidase sirtuin-4, mitochondrial isoform X3, translating into MPSSGIIRMSGLSFRPTKSRWITHLSRPRSHGPAGLFVPPSPPLDPEKIKELQRFISLSKKLLVMTGAGISTESGIPDYRSEKVGLYARTDRRPIQHIDFIRSAPVRQRYWARNFVGWPQFSSHQPNPAHWALSNWEKLGKLHWLVTQNVDALHSKAGNQRLTELHGCMHRVLCLNCGEQTARRVLQDRFQALNPSWSAEAQGVAPDGDVFLTEEQVRSFQVPCCDRCGGPLKPDVVFFGDTVNPDKVDFVHQRVKEADSLLVVGSSLQVHPHRPGEKAANSHSEHRTHPV